The region AAGCTTTTGAAAAGGGAAACCAAAATTTATTTGCAAAAAATCTGAGTTATAATGTGACTTACAAATCCATATTTGCTTATTCATCCACAGCGTATTAACGATTCAGAAGTTTTGTCAAATCCTCCATGGAAGCATCCATTTTCACAGAGACTTCTTCCATAGTCATGCCAGAGGCAAGAAAACGCTTTATCACCATTTTCATATCCTCCCCAACCTCTATGATATGTCCGTCTAAATCGTAAAACCGAATAACCCGCTGGCCCCAACTATGCTCGATAACTTCTCCCAGATATTCAATGTCCGGGTATTTTTTCAATTTGTTCAGAAAGCCGTCAAAGTCCTGTTCCTCAAAGACAATTTCCGCATTGTTGGATTTCTTTAATACCTTTTCTTTCGGCAGATTCACAAGCCAGTCAAAATCCTGCTGCAATGCCAGGCCGCAGGTAAAAGCGATGTTTCTTCCGTAATCCTGAAATACTTCCAATCCAAACAAATCCTCATAAAATTTTTTTGCAGCATTAATGTCGGCCACCGAAATAAGCATACACGTGTACTTCATATAAATATTCCTTTCAGTTTTGCTTTTCTCAATCCTTTTTATTGCTGTTTGTCTCTGACAAATAACGGACAGGAGCATGTCCAGTATTCTTCCCATGCCTGGTTTCCTTCACCGCGGCCGCAGCCGGGGCAGTTTTTATTC is a window of Enterocloster clostridioformis DNA encoding:
- a CDS encoding VOC family protein: MKYTCMLISVADINAAKKFYEDLFGLEVFQDYGRNIAFTCGLALQQDFDWLVNLPKEKVLKKSNNAEIVFEEQDFDGFLNKLKKYPDIEYLGEVIEHSWGQRVIRFYDLDGHIIEVGEDMKMVIKRFLASGMTMEEVSVKMDASMEDLTKLLNR